A single genomic interval of Synechococcales cyanobacterium CNB harbors:
- a CDS encoding MoaD/ThiS family protein: protein MDVAVLLFGPAAAVAGSSVVAVRAGTNPTVASLVPLLRDACPAIAPMLPSLRIALNGEFALPDAVVRAGDEVALIGLVSGG from the coding sequence ATGGACGTCGCAGTCTTGCTCTTCGGTCCGGCCGCCGCCGTCGCGGGTTCGTCGGTGGTCGCCGTCCGGGCCGGCACGAACCCGACCGTCGCGTCGCTTGTGCCGCTGTTGCGAGATGCCTGTCCCGCAATTGCCCCGATGCTGCCGAGCCTGCGGATCGCGTTGAACGGCGAGTTCGCGCTTCCCGACGCGGTTGTCCGGGCCGGCGACGAAGTAGCCCTGATCGGCCTGGTTTCGGGGGGATAA
- a CDS encoding molybdenum cofactor biosynthesis protein MoaE, whose amino-acid sequence MTISVQIADGPLGAHRLEPPLQGSGATVVFEGIVRPTENGLPIDGLHYETYEPMAQRQMHAIAADLMQRFGLLRVGVEHSRGFVPVGERSFRLVILSAHRREALDAMDEFIDRLKRDVPIWKRASPPAARQEKPQASAESP is encoded by the coding sequence ATGACGATCAGCGTCCAGATTGCGGACGGTCCGCTCGGAGCGCACAGGCTTGAGCCTCCGCTTCAGGGAAGCGGGGCGACAGTCGTCTTCGAGGGCATCGTGAGGCCCACCGAGAACGGTCTGCCGATCGACGGTCTGCACTACGAGACCTATGAGCCGATGGCCCAGCGACAGATGCACGCCATCGCCGCCGACCTCATGCAACGCTTCGGCCTGCTCCGAGTCGGCGTCGAGCACAGCCGAGGTTTCGTGCCGGTCGGGGAGCGTTCCTTCCGCCTCGTCATCCTCTCCGCCCACCGACGCGAGGCACTCGACGCGATGGACGAGTTCATCGATCGTCTCAAGCGGGATGTCCCGATCTGGAAGCGCGCCTCACCGCCGGCGGCGAGGCAGGAGAAACCTCAGGCCAGTGCCGAGTCGCCGTGA
- the moaC gene encoding cyclic pyranopterin monophosphate synthase MoaC yields MTHVGTDGRARMVDVGEKAVTSRGARAEAFVRMSPALVELVRRDALGKGSVRDVARLAGIMAAKRTADLIPLCHQLPLDHAEVTIETVDEGVRISTEVRTHGRTGVEMEALAAAAVAALTVIDMGKAVDRGMAIERLRVVEKWGGRSGHYLAEDSR; encoded by the coding sequence ATGACACACGTCGGCACGGACGGCCGTGCCCGGATGGTGGACGTGGGCGAGAAGGCGGTCACCTCGCGCGGCGCCCGGGCCGAGGCGTTCGTGCGCATGTCGCCCGCCCTGGTTGAACTGGTGCGCCGCGATGCGCTGGGGAAGGGCAGCGTGCGCGACGTGGCACGCCTCGCGGGCATCATGGCGGCGAAACGAACGGCGGACCTGATCCCGCTCTGCCATCAGTTGCCGCTCGATCATGCCGAAGTAACGATCGAAACCGTCGACGAGGGAGTGCGGATCTCGACAGAGGTCCGCACCCACGGCAGAACCGGCGTCGAGATGGAAGCGCTCGCGGCGGCGGCTGTTGCAGCGCTGACCGTGATCGACATGGGGAAAGCGGTCGATCGCGGGATGGCGATCGAGCGGCTTCGCGTGGTCGAGAAATGGGGTGGTCGGAGCGGGCACTACCTCGCGGAGGACTCGCGATGA
- a CDS encoding MogA/MoaB family molybdenum cofactor biosynthesis protein, with the protein MRAAVLTVSDRCSRGEAEDRSGPALAAMLCERLAAEIVETVCVPDEVERIECALRNWAEPVRRIDLAVTTGGTGLAPRDVTPEAAMRVIERPHAGLMELARARCLSITPRAYLSRGVAGVAGRTLILTLPGSVRGATEQLAALLDVLPHAVETLRGEVQDDGRADAKPTSGRVVMHGD; encoded by the coding sequence ATCCGGGCCGCCGTCCTGACGGTGAGCGACCGGTGCTCGCGCGGCGAGGCCGAGGACAGGTCCGGCCCCGCGCTCGCCGCGATGCTGTGCGAGCGGCTGGCAGCCGAGATCGTGGAAACGGTGTGCGTGCCCGACGAGGTCGAGCGCATCGAGTGTGCCCTCCGCAACTGGGCTGAGCCTGTGCGACGGATCGACCTTGCCGTGACAACCGGGGGAACCGGCCTTGCGCCACGGGACGTGACGCCCGAGGCGGCGATGCGGGTGATCGAGCGGCCGCACGCGGGGTTGATGGAGCTGGCCCGCGCGCGGTGCCTGAGCATCACGCCGAGGGCGTACCTCTCGCGCGGCGTGGCCGGCGTCGCCGGACGAACGCTGATCCTGACGCTGCCGGGGTCGGTGCGCGGGGCGACGGAGCAACTGGCCGCGCTGCTCGACGTGCTTCCCCACGCGGTGGAAACGCTGCGGGGCGAGGTACAGGACGACGGGCGCGCGGACGCGAAACCGACCAGCGGGCGGGTCGTGATGCACGGAGATTGA
- a CDS encoding polysulfide reductase, translating into MFFLTAVALLGLNAYCRQLVHGLAVTGMTDQVSWGLYIANFTFLVGMAAAAVMLVIPVYVYRNRELHDLVIFGELFAVAAIIMALLFVTVDLGRPDRFHHLFLRFNFPISMLTWDVLVLNGYLLLNLHICGYLIYCAYRGRRPGRLFYLPFVFIAIVWAVSIHTVTAFLYSGLGSRPFWNSAVIAPRFLASAFAAGPAFLILTLGVLRRIGAYEVPPKAFLTLRNIVTVAMTINMFLLGSEVFTEFYTDSAHTASARYLYLGLDGRAALVPWIWSAIAMNTVALALLYLPFSRRERFLHIACVLMIVGIWVEKGMGLIIPGFVPTPLGEIVEYTPTLNESLVSAGIWAFGLLLFTIMVRITVPVLSGRLTERSGYTPEAPPRAPGHAHAQEGAA; encoded by the coding sequence ATGTTCTTCCTTACCGCCGTCGCCCTGCTCGGCCTGAATGCCTATTGCCGGCAACTCGTGCATGGTCTCGCCGTCACAGGGATGACCGACCAGGTCTCGTGGGGTTTGTATATCGCCAACTTCACGTTCCTTGTCGGCATGGCAGCCGCGGCCGTCATGCTCGTCATCCCCGTCTACGTCTACCGCAACCGCGAACTGCACGACCTCGTGATCTTCGGCGAGCTCTTCGCTGTCGCCGCCATCATCATGGCGCTCCTCTTCGTCACCGTGGATCTCGGCCGACCCGACCGCTTCCACCACCTCTTTCTCCGCTTCAACTTTCCCATCTCCATGCTCACGTGGGACGTTCTCGTGCTCAACGGCTACCTCCTTCTCAACCTGCACATCTGCGGCTACCTCATCTACTGCGCATACAGGGGGCGCAGGCCGGGCAGACTCTTCTACCTGCCCTTCGTCTTCATCGCCATCGTCTGGGCGGTGAGCATCCACACCGTCACAGCGTTCCTCTACAGCGGCCTCGGCAGCCGCCCGTTCTGGAACTCCGCCGTCATCGCCCCGCGGTTTCTGGCCTCCGCGTTCGCGGCCGGGCCGGCATTCCTCATTCTGACGCTCGGCGTGCTGCGTCGCATCGGGGCCTATGAGGTGCCGCCGAAGGCGTTCCTCACGCTCCGCAACATCGTGACAGTCGCCATGACGATCAACATGTTCCTCCTCGGGTCCGAGGTCTTCACCGAGTTCTACACCGACTCGGCCCACACCGCCTCTGCCCGCTATCTCTACCTCGGCCTCGACGGGCGAGCGGCCCTCGTTCCGTGGATCTGGTCGGCGATCGCCATGAACACCGTCGCCCTCGCGCTCCTCTACCTGCCATTCTCACGCCGCGAACGGTTCCTGCACATTGCCTGCGTGCTGATGATCGTCGGCATCTGGGTCGAGAAGGGCATGGGCCTCATCATCCCCGGGTTCGTGCCGACGCCCCTCGGCGAAATCGTCGAGTACACGCCCACGCTCAACGAGTCGCTGGTCTCCGCAGGGATATGGGCGTTCGGCCTGCTGCTCTTCACGATCATGGTGCGCATCACCGTGCCGGTACTGTCGGGCCGGCTCACGGAGCGGAGCGGGTACACGCCCGAGGCGCCGCCGCGTGCGCCGGGCCACGCCCACGCGCAGGAGGGCGCCGCGTGA
- a CDS encoding molybdenum cofactor guanylyltransferase, with protein sequence MDVIERVQPVVLVGGRSRRFGRDKLREPLGGGLLIDRPIAALRAVFGRCVALVGDCDPAVATRGDSHLADGFPGMGPIGGIVTALDVFGCAVFVLPGDLPSVTATGVRAVLEAAAAETGAAAVVGATARIEPCFGVYRPQCENTLRRAIAGTRLELWRLVEQERWTTVPLPVSEVININTIRDFESATGACPQPPIADMGRSG encoded by the coding sequence ATTGACGTGATCGAGCGCGTGCAGCCCGTGGTGCTGGTGGGCGGGAGGAGTCGCCGGTTCGGACGCGACAAGCTGCGCGAACCTCTCGGGGGGGGGCTGCTGATTGATCGGCCGATCGCCGCTCTGCGTGCGGTGTTCGGGCGATGTGTCGCGCTGGTCGGCGACTGCGATCCGGCGGTGGCCACGCGGGGCGATTCGCACCTGGCCGACGGTTTCCCGGGGATGGGACCGATCGGGGGCATCGTGACCGCGCTGGATGTGTTCGGGTGTGCCGTCTTCGTGCTTCCGGGAGACCTGCCCAGCGTGACAGCTACGGGCGTGCGGGCCGTGCTCGAAGCCGCGGCGGCCGAAACCGGCGCGGCAGCGGTGGTAGGAGCGACAGCGAGAATCGAACCCTGCTTCGGCGTGTATCGGCCGCAGTGCGAGAACACGCTGCGTCGCGCGATCGCCGGCACGCGGCTGGAGTTGTGGCGACTGGTTGAACAAGAGCGGTGGACGACGGTCCCGCTCCCAGTGTCAGAGGTGATCAACATCAACACGATCCGGGACTTCGAGAGCGCGACAGGAGCGTGTCCTCAGCCGCCGATCGCGGACATGGGGCGATCCGGCTGA
- a CDS encoding molybdopterin molybdotransferase MoeA, with the protein MNVEHPLPSPGDALRALLERLSPVATERVGLREAAGRVLAENAAADRPSPPLTVSAMDGYAVHLARLRPGRISVAGEAAIGRAPETLREVCAARIVTGAPVPHGATAVLRREDVVEGDGWIEVGADLIARLNEDENIRRQGENGPAGTVFAKAGRLITPPVAGALAAFGVASPTVRCRVRVAIVATGDEILPPEHRVEPWQLRDSNSSALTAFVACVPWLMLVSTERSADEQALLRASLGRALEAADAVLVSGGVSMGQRDFVPGVLESLGVKRVFHCVSQRPGKPLLAGVGSRGQAVLALPGNPVSVMVTARRFGAPALARLAGMDHVWGADGMVVLDGEPERAISLWLHRPVRLTTPGRAVRVKTKGSGDVIAVSASDGFVEIPPGESGPGPWPFYAWTPGGGMA; encoded by the coding sequence ATGAACGTGGAACACCCGCTGCCGTCGCCGGGCGACGCGCTGCGGGCGCTGCTGGAACGGTTATCCCCGGTCGCGACCGAGCGCGTAGGACTTCGTGAGGCCGCCGGTCGAGTACTGGCGGAGAATGCCGCCGCCGATCGGCCAAGCCCTCCGCTGACGGTCAGCGCGATGGACGGGTACGCGGTGCATCTCGCGCGCCTGCGGCCCGGACGGATCAGCGTTGCGGGCGAGGCGGCGATCGGGCGAGCGCCAGAAACGCTGCGTGAGGTGTGTGCGGCTCGCATCGTCACGGGCGCGCCCGTGCCGCACGGCGCGACAGCGGTGCTGCGCCGTGAGGACGTCGTGGAAGGCGACGGATGGATCGAGGTCGGCGCGGACCTGATCGCGCGATTGAACGAGGACGAGAACATCCGGCGGCAGGGCGAGAATGGGCCGGCAGGCACGGTATTTGCAAAGGCTGGTCGCCTGATCACCCCTCCGGTCGCGGGGGCGCTCGCCGCGTTCGGCGTGGCGTCGCCGACGGTTCGGTGTCGCGTGCGCGTGGCGATCGTGGCGACGGGCGACGAGATCCTGCCGCCGGAGCACCGGGTAGAGCCGTGGCAGTTGCGGGACTCGAACTCATCCGCACTGACAGCGTTTGTCGCCTGCGTGCCGTGGCTGATGCTGGTCTCGACCGAACGGAGCGCGGATGAACAAGCACTGTTGCGCGCCTCCCTGGGACGCGCGCTCGAAGCCGCCGATGCCGTGCTCGTATCTGGTGGCGTATCGATGGGACAGCGGGACTTCGTGCCGGGGGTGTTGGAATCGCTCGGCGTGAAGCGTGTGTTTCATTGTGTGTCGCAGCGGCCGGGCAAGCCGCTGCTCGCTGGCGTGGGGTCGCGCGGCCAGGCCGTGCTTGCGCTCCCCGGCAACCCGGTTTCGGTGATGGTCACCGCGCGGAGATTCGGCGCGCCAGCGCTGGCGCGACTAGCGGGCATGGATCATGTATGGGGCGCCGACGGCATGGTCGTGCTCGACGGCGAACCGGAGCGAGCGATCTCCCTCTGGCTTCATCGGCCCGTGCGACTGACCACGCCCGGACGGGCGGTGCGCGTGAAGACGAAAGGCTCCGGCGACGTGATCGCGGTGAGCGCGAGTGATGGCTTTGTCGAGATCCCCCCGGGCGAGAGCGGCCCAGGGCCGTGGCCGTTCTACGCTTGGACGCCGGGCGGAGGCATGGCGTGA
- a CDS encoding carboxymuconolactone decarboxylase family protein: MGKEQPELLAAYERFGEACANAGPLDLKTIALVKLAISLGAGLEGAAHSHCRKALAAGWTEDDLMHVAHLCAPTIGFPPMMRNRGWVEDVISKSAKDGKKSKGGEKRKKNR; this comes from the coding sequence ATCGGCAAGGAACAGCCCGAACTGCTCGCGGCCTACGAGCGCTTCGGCGAGGCGTGCGCGAACGCCGGGCCTCTGGACCTGAAGACCATCGCACTGGTCAAGCTGGCGATCTCGCTCGGCGCGGGGCTGGAGGGAGCGGCGCACTCGCACTGCCGCAAGGCACTCGCGGCCGGGTGGACTGAGGACGATCTGATGCACGTCGCACACCTGTGCGCACCGACCATCGGCTTCCCGCCGATGATGCGCAACCGAGGGTGGGTCGAAGATGTGATCTCGAAGTCTGCGAAGGACGGCAAGAAGAGCAAGGGTGGGGAGAAGCGGAAGAAGAACCGATGA
- the moaA gene encoding GTP 3',8-cyclase MoaA, translating into MIDSLGRTIRDLRLSLTDRCNFRCVYCLEPDARFMRRLDLLTDDEIVRVAAACIRLGVEKIRLTGGEPTLHPRLASVIGRVAALGVTDLALTTNGSRLTPASLAEWRAAGLTRITVSLDSIRPDRFATMTRARTTPEQVIEGVRRAIDAGFVPVKINAVLMRGFNEDEIVPLAALARELGVEMRFIEFMPLDDARGWDRSLVVPASETLERIAAEWPLVPEGRDSDSSTALNFVFADGALGRIGLIAPVTRPFCGRCSRLRITADGKVRPCLFSTQEWDLRSLLRGGASDAEVDRFLIDATWTKQAGHGIESAAFRQPDRPMSAIGG; encoded by the coding sequence ATGATCGACTCCCTCGGTCGGACCATCCGCGACCTGCGCCTCAGCCTCACCGACCGCTGCAACTTCCGCTGCGTCTACTGCCTCGAACCGGACGCACGCTTCATGCGCCGGCTCGACCTGCTCACGGATGACGAGATCGTCCGTGTCGCAGCCGCCTGCATCCGGCTGGGCGTTGAGAAGATCCGGCTCACAGGCGGCGAGCCGACGCTCCACCCGCGGCTCGCGTCCGTGATTGGTCGCGTCGCGGCTCTCGGAGTCACGGACCTTGCGCTGACGACGAATGGCTCGCGCCTCACTCCGGCGTCCCTCGCCGAGTGGCGAGCCGCCGGACTCACACGGATCACCGTCAGCCTCGACAGCATCCGGCCGGACCGCTTCGCCACGATGACCCGAGCGCGAACCACTCCGGAGCAGGTCATCGAGGGTGTGCGCCGAGCCATCGACGCCGGCTTTGTCCCCGTGAAGATCAACGCTGTCCTCATGCGAGGTTTCAACGAGGACGAGATCGTCCCGCTCGCCGCGCTTGCACGCGAACTCGGAGTCGAGATGCGATTCATCGAGTTCATGCCGCTCGACGACGCGCGGGGCTGGGACCGCTCCCTCGTGGTGCCCGCGTCGGAAACGCTCGAACGAATCGCTGCGGAGTGGCCCCTCGTGCCGGAGGGACGCGACTCCGACTCCTCCACCGCTCTCAACTTCGTCTTCGCGGATGGCGCGCTTGGCCGCATCGGCCTCATCGCGCCGGTCACCCGTCCGTTCTGCGGCCGGTGCAGCCGCCTGCGCATCACTGCCGACGGCAAGGTCAGGCCGTGCCTCTTCAGCACGCAGGAATGGGATCTGCGCTCGCTGCTGCGAGGGGGCGCGAGCGACGCGGAGGTCGACCGCTTCCTCATCGACGCCACGTGGACGAAGCAGGCGGGCCACGGCATCGAATCCGCCGCCTTCCGTCAGCCGGATCGCCCCATGTCCGCGATCGGCGGCTGA
- a CDS encoding tyrosine phenol-lyase translates to MIRRTSGKRSWAEPYRIKMVEPLRMTTRAERECAIAEAGFNTFLLRSRDVYIDLLTDSGTSAMSDRQWAGMMLGDEAYAGSENYYHLEDVVRRRYGFRHLIPTHQGRGAEHILCRLLVSPGSIIPGNMYFTTTKAHLELAGGRFTDVIVDEAHDPLSEAPFKGNVDLRKLRSLIESVGPGRIPFIWVQCNVNMAGGQPISLANLRAVSDLCRSRGIRVILDATRAVENAWFISQREPEHRGRPIADILLDLCACADGCTNSAKKDCLVNIGGFLCLNDDALAGKARNLVVVFEGLHTYGGLAGRDMEAMAIGIEESIQEDHVRARVGQVEYLGTLLREAGVPIVLPIGGHGVFIDAARFLSHMPREQFPAQALAAALYVESGVRAMERGAVSSGRNPDTGENLFPALELIRLTIPRRVYTQAHMDVTAESVIELFEHRDRIVGLCFTHEPEYLRFFQARFQPVVGSKVLLDAEHGATAHA, encoded by the coding sequence ATGATCCGCAGGACAAGCGGGAAGCGTTCCTGGGCCGAGCCGTACCGCATCAAGATGGTCGAGCCGCTCCGCATGACTACGCGCGCGGAGCGTGAGTGCGCCATCGCGGAGGCCGGCTTCAACACGTTCCTCCTCCGCAGCCGCGACGTTTACATCGACCTTCTCACCGACTCCGGCACCTCCGCCATGAGCGACCGCCAGTGGGCTGGGATGATGCTCGGCGACGAGGCGTACGCCGGCTCGGAGAACTACTACCACCTCGAAGACGTCGTCCGGCGACGGTACGGGTTCCGTCATCTCATCCCAACGCACCAGGGCCGAGGCGCGGAGCACATCCTCTGCCGCCTGCTCGTGTCGCCGGGCAGCATCATCCCCGGCAACATGTATTTCACGACCACGAAGGCGCACCTCGAGCTCGCCGGCGGCCGGTTCACAGACGTCATCGTCGATGAGGCCCACGATCCGCTGAGCGAGGCGCCGTTCAAGGGCAACGTGGACCTGCGCAAACTCCGATCGCTGATCGAGTCCGTCGGCCCGGGGCGCATCCCATTCATCTGGGTGCAGTGCAACGTCAACATGGCGGGAGGGCAGCCGATCAGCCTCGCCAATCTCCGCGCCGTCTCCGACCTCTGCCGCTCCCGTGGCATCCGCGTCATCCTCGACGCCACCCGCGCCGTCGAGAACGCCTGGTTCATTTCGCAGCGAGAGCCTGAGCACCGGGGCCGTCCCATCGCGGACATTCTCCTCGACCTCTGCGCCTGCGCGGACGGCTGCACCAACTCCGCCAAGAAGGACTGCCTCGTCAACATCGGCGGCTTTCTCTGCCTGAACGACGATGCGCTCGCCGGGAAGGCCCGCAACCTCGTCGTCGTCTTCGAGGGCCTCCACACCTACGGCGGGCTCGCGGGGCGCGACATGGAGGCCATGGCGATCGGCATCGAGGAGTCCATCCAGGAGGACCACGTCCGCGCCCGCGTCGGACAGGTCGAGTACCTCGGCACCCTCCTGCGAGAGGCCGGGGTTCCGATCGTGCTGCCGATCGGCGGGCACGGCGTGTTCATCGACGCGGCTCGCTTCCTCTCGCACATGCCGCGCGAGCAGTTCCCCGCCCAGGCCCTCGCCGCCGCGCTCTACGTCGAGTCGGGCGTGCGGGCCATGGAGCGCGGCGCGGTCTCCAGCGGCCGCAACCCGGACACCGGCGAGAACCTCTTTCCCGCTCTTGAACTCATCCGCCTCACGATCCCCCGCCGTGTCTACACCCAGGCCCACATGGACGTCACCGCGGAATCGGTGATCGAGCTCTTCGAGCATCGAGACCGCATCGTCGGCCTTTGCTTCACGCACGAGCCGGAGTATCTCCGCTTCTTCCAGGCACGGTTCCAGCCCGTGGTAGGATCGAAGGTGCTGCTCGACGCCGAGCACGGAGCGACGGCTCACGCCTGA